The proteins below are encoded in one region of Neoasaia chiangmaiensis:
- a CDS encoding RcnB family protein: MFRKVFSLIALGSVVIATQGAVAQPGMHDRGYGRGDRMGPANGPDRYDGGYEWRRGDYYHGPRDRRWIVRDWHRHHGLYAPPQGYYWIQSGGQYLLTAVGSGLIAGVVGGTVVATPVPQAYGPPPPPPPYGRP; the protein is encoded by the coding sequence ATGTTTCGCAAAGTTTTCAGCCTGATCGCTCTCGGCAGTGTCGTCATTGCCACGCAGGGTGCTGTTGCCCAGCCCGGCATGCATGACCGCGGTTATGGGCGTGGGGATCGCATGGGGCCTGCCAACGGTCCTGACAGATATGATGGTGGCTATGAATGGCGGCGGGGAGATTATTACCATGGCCCGCGCGACCGGCGATGGATCGTGCGTGACTGGCATCGCCATCATGGTCTCTATGCGCCACCACAGGGCTATTACTGGATCCAGTCCGGCGGCCAGTATCTTCTGACAGCGGTCGGCAGCGGGTTGATCGCGGGGGTGGTCGGCGGGACGGTCGTCGCAACGCCGGTGCCTCAGGCTTACGGCCCACCACCACCACCGCCGCCCTATGGCAGGCCGTGA
- a CDS encoding zinc-binding alcohol dehydrogenase family protein: MKAIGYSRTGDVDVLQDIELPKPHPGPRDLLVKVEAISINPVDTKVRKRAAALPGDAYRVLGWDVAGTVEAVGDAVTLFQPGDAVFYAGELQRPGGNAEFQCVDERLVGHKPASLDWGQAAALPLTAVTAWEMLFDRMKIAPDTTGALLIVGGAGGVGSIMIQLARKLTKLTVIATASRPETAAWVERMGARHVIDHRGDMKAQLQALGIQTVTYIASLTASDEHRLLYSDIIAPQGYLSLIDDPASFDIMPFKSKSVTICWELMFTRSLFETDDEIRQHEILERVSSLVEDGTLVTTENERGGRIDAANLRAAHEASERGRSIGKTVLVGF, translated from the coding sequence ATGAAAGCCATAGGCTACAGCCGCACGGGCGACGTCGACGTCCTGCAGGATATCGAATTGCCCAAGCCGCATCCCGGCCCGCGCGATCTGTTGGTAAAAGTGGAGGCGATCTCCATCAATCCGGTCGATACGAAAGTTCGCAAACGCGCGGCGGCGCTGCCTGGCGATGCCTATCGCGTTCTGGGTTGGGATGTTGCCGGCACCGTGGAGGCCGTCGGCGATGCGGTGACACTCTTTCAGCCGGGCGATGCCGTCTTCTATGCCGGTGAATTGCAGCGCCCGGGTGGAAACGCCGAGTTTCAATGTGTCGATGAACGGCTGGTCGGGCACAAGCCGGCATCGCTGGACTGGGGCCAGGCCGCCGCGTTGCCGCTGACGGCCGTCACGGCCTGGGAGATGCTGTTCGATCGCATGAAGATTGCACCTGATACGACGGGTGCATTGCTGATTGTGGGCGGTGCGGGCGGTGTCGGCTCGATCATGATCCAGCTGGCGCGGAAATTGACAAAACTGACTGTCATCGCAACGGCATCACGTCCCGAAACGGCGGCATGGGTCGAACGAATGGGTGCACGGCACGTCATCGATCACCGGGGTGATATGAAGGCGCAATTGCAGGCGCTCGGCATCCAGACTGTAACCTATATCGCCAGCCTGACGGCCAGTGACGAGCATCGTCTGCTCTACAGCGACATTATCGCGCCGCAGGGTTATCTTTCGTTGATCGATGATCCGGCCAGTTTCGACATTATGCCATTCAAGTCGAAAAGCGTGACGATCTGCTGGGAACTGATGTTCACGCGCTCTCTGTTCGAAACGGATGACGAAATCCGCCAGCATGAGATTCTCGAAAGGGTCTCCAGTCTCGTGGAGGACGGGACGCTGGTCACGACGGAGAATGAGCGTGGCGGCAGGATCGACGCCGCAAATCTGCGTGCGGCGCATGAGGCGTCCGAACGGGGACGCAGTATTGGCAAGACGGTGCTGGTCGGCTTCTGA
- a CDS encoding UbiH/UbiF/VisC/COQ6 family ubiquinone biosynthesis hydroxylase: protein MTMNDPSETGAIAAGTPVVDVCINGAGPVGATLACRLTAAGMKVLLIDRAALPGQEDPSFDGRAYTIAEGSRRMLAAAGVWTHLGDRPQPIRAIHVIDGQPHRRPSSWSLDFTEEDADGPFGFTVEARDLRTALNTALTDREGLILRAPDTARFTFDAAGVTVHLASGETYRASLAVAAEGRRSPLRDQAGIGVTRLPYDQCGIITVIAHEKPHHGRALEHFLPQGPFARLPLAGNAGHPHRSAIVWADGTLRAQRAYALPDDVFAREIAGRMGDDALGDITPLGRRWIYPLSAQYAQRYVGPRLALAGDSAHGLHPIAGQGLNAGFKDIVALSALLEEARRRGDDLGDAQLLMRYQRRARPDNMMMLAACDGLERLFGNDNPALRLARDWGLKTMNRMPGLKRAFVRRAMGL from the coding sequence ATGACCATGAACGATCCCTCCGAAACCGGCGCCATCGCGGCAGGAACGCCGGTCGTCGATGTCTGCATCAACGGCGCCGGCCCCGTGGGCGCCACGCTGGCCTGCCGCCTGACGGCAGCCGGAATGAAAGTTCTGCTGATCGATCGGGCGGCTCTGCCAGGACAGGAAGATCCGTCTTTCGACGGGCGCGCCTATACGATCGCCGAAGGGTCGCGCCGCATGCTGGCCGCCGCCGGCGTCTGGACGCATCTGGGCGATCGCCCGCAACCGATCCGCGCCATTCACGTCATCGACGGGCAGCCGCATCGCCGCCCGTCGTCCTGGTCCCTGGATTTCACGGAAGAGGATGCCGACGGACCGTTCGGCTTCACGGTCGAAGCACGCGATCTGCGCACGGCCCTCAACACGGCGCTGACAGATCGGGAGGGGCTTATCCTGCGCGCGCCTGACACCGCCCGTTTCACCTTCGATGCAGCGGGCGTAACCGTGCATCTGGCCTCCGGCGAAACCTACCGCGCATCCCTGGCCGTGGCGGCGGAAGGTCGACGCAGCCCCCTGCGCGATCAGGCCGGTATCGGCGTCACCCGCCTGCCATACGATCAGTGCGGCATCATCACCGTCATCGCGCACGAAAAACCGCATCACGGTCGCGCCCTGGAGCACTTCCTGCCGCAGGGACCGTTCGCACGCCTGCCGCTTGCCGGCAATGCCGGGCATCCACACCGCTCGGCCATCGTCTGGGCGGACGGAACCCTCCGCGCCCAACGCGCCTACGCCTTGCCGGACGACGTTTTTGCACGTGAAATCGCCGGACGCATGGGCGATGACGCGCTTGGCGACATCACGCCGCTCGGAAGACGGTGGATTTATCCGCTCTCCGCCCAATATGCCCAACGATATGTCGGGCCGCGTCTCGCACTCGCCGGTGATTCGGCGCACGGCCTGCATCCCATCGCCGGACAGGGGTTGAATGCGGGGTTCAAGGACATCGTGGCCCTGTCCGCCCTGCTGGAGGAAGCCCGGCGGCGTGGCGATGACCTCGGCGACGCCCAACTGCTGATGCGCTATCAGCGTCGGGCACGGCCGGACAACATGATGATGCTGGCAGCCTGTGACGGGTTGGAACGCCTGTTCGGCAACGACAATCCCGCCCTTCGGCTGGCACGCGACTGGGGGTTGAAGACCATGAACCGGATGCCGGGACTCAAACGTGCCTTCGTACGTCGGGCCATGGGATTATGA
- a CDS encoding P-II family nitrogen regulator encodes MKLVTAIIKPFKLDDVREALTPLGVQGLTVTEIRGFGRQKGQTEIYRGAEYHVSFLPKVKIEIAVSEAIVDEVVETILSAAHTGKIGDGKIFVSPLDRVIRIRTRETGEGAL; translated from the coding sequence ATGAAACTCGTCACGGCCATCATCAAGCCGTTCAAGCTCGACGACGTTCGCGAGGCGTTGACCCCGCTCGGCGTTCAGGGTTTGACGGTTACCGAAATTCGCGGCTTCGGCCGCCAGAAGGGCCAGACTGAAATCTACCGCGGCGCGGAGTATCACGTCAGCTTCCTGCCGAAGGTCAAGATCGAAATCGCGGTGTCGGAAGCCATTGTTGACGAGGTGGTCGAGACCATTCTCTCGGCTGCCCATACCGGGAAGATCGGCGACGGCAAGATTTTCGTCTCGCCGCTGGATCGCGTCATTCGCATCCGGACGCGCGAGACGGGGGAAGGCGCCCTATGA
- the rlmB gene encoding 23S rRNA (guanosine(2251)-2'-O)-methyltransferase RlmB — MSRRPASPSRRSSSGSRAATAMPSGSYWLYGQHAAEAALANPQRQVHEILATKDVASALDPKRFGRTLIPNVVDRQRLDLLCERDAVHQGIALRVDALAPPLIDEALQRPGPILVLDQVTDPRNIGAILRSAAAFGAAALLLQDRNTPQESGAMAKAASGALDIVPILREVNLSRALSQLQNAGLWVVGLDADGTRLDGPSFGSRRVALVLGAEGAGLRRLTRENCDEIASVYMPGDMESLNVSNAAAVALYELVRPH, encoded by the coding sequence ATGTCCAGACGACCCGCATCTCCGTCCCGCCGTTCTTCCTCCGGTTCGCGTGCCGCTACGGCCATGCCGTCCGGCAGCTACTGGCTGTATGGCCAGCATGCGGCAGAGGCCGCCTTGGCCAATCCGCAGCGTCAGGTGCATGAGATACTGGCGACCAAGGACGTGGCGTCGGCGCTGGACCCGAAGCGCTTCGGGCGGACGCTGATTCCCAATGTCGTCGATCGGCAGCGGCTGGACCTTCTTTGCGAGCGCGATGCCGTCCATCAGGGGATCGCATTGCGTGTCGATGCGCTGGCGCCCCCGTTGATCGATGAAGCCTTGCAGCGTCCCGGACCGATCCTGGTGCTCGATCAGGTGACGGACCCGCGCAATATCGGGGCCATTCTGCGCTCCGCCGCGGCATTCGGCGCGGCGGCGTTGCTGTTGCAGGACCGGAACACGCCGCAGGAAAGTGGTGCGATGGCGAAGGCCGCTTCCGGCGCGCTCGACATCGTGCCCATCCTGCGGGAGGTCAACCTGTCCCGGGCATTGTCGCAGCTTCAGAATGCCGGTCTGTGGGTGGTCGGGCTGGATGCGGATGGCACGCGGCTTGATGGTCCGAGCTTCGGAAGCCGGCGGGTGGCGCTCGTTCTGGGCGCGGAAGGGGCGGGCCTGCGCCGGCTGACGCGTGAGAACTGCGATGAGATCGCCAGTGTCTACATGCCGGGCGACATGGAAAGCCTTAATGTTTCCAATGCGGCGGCTGTCGCTCTTTATGAGCTGGTCCGGCCGCATTAG
- the cysE gene encoding serine O-acetyltransferase produces MSETTPVNLDAVWREMLVQSDVCCDVLIQGVFATGISEHRSFQSALSALLGTKLADRAISAPALSALVASALLDTPAIAEAACEDMIAIFERDAACPDYVTPFLFFKGFHAIQAHRIAHWLWGHDRRHLARHLQSLVSERFGVDIHPAAQLGRRLVFDHGTGIVIGETCVVEDDVSMLQGVTLGGTGKSVGDRHPKVRRGVLVGAGAKVLGNIELGEGAKIGAGSVVLESVPPYTTVVGNPARRIGTRHTSLPALGMDQRLPPVDYAI; encoded by the coding sequence ATGAGCGAGACAACGCCCGTTAATCTCGACGCCGTCTGGCGCGAAATGCTCGTGCAGAGCGACGTCTGCTGCGATGTCCTGATCCAGGGCGTCTTCGCTACCGGCATCAGTGAACATCGCAGTTTCCAGAGCGCCCTCTCGGCACTGCTGGGGACCAAGCTTGCCGATCGTGCGATCTCCGCCCCAGCGCTTTCGGCCCTCGTGGCATCGGCATTACTCGACACACCGGCGATTGCCGAAGCGGCCTGCGAAGACATGATCGCGATCTTCGAACGCGACGCCGCCTGCCCGGATTACGTCACCCCGTTCCTGTTCTTCAAAGGCTTTCACGCCATTCAGGCACATCGTATCGCCCATTGGCTATGGGGGCATGATCGCCGACACCTGGCGCGCCATCTTCAGAGTCTGGTCAGCGAGCGCTTCGGAGTCGACATCCATCCCGCCGCGCAGCTGGGCCGACGACTGGTGTTCGACCACGGGACCGGCATCGTGATCGGTGAAACCTGCGTGGTGGAGGACGACGTTTCGATGCTGCAAGGCGTCACGCTCGGCGGCACCGGAAAATCCGTCGGGGACCGGCACCCCAAGGTCCGCCGTGGCGTCCTTGTGGGGGCCGGCGCGAAGGTATTGGGCAACATCGAACTCGGCGAAGGCGCGAAGATCGGCGCCGGATCGGTCGTTCTGGAGAGCGTCCCACCCTACACAACCGTCGTCGGCAATCCTGCCCGCCGGATCGGGACGCGGCATACGTCCCTCCCCGCGCTGGGCATGGACCAGCGCCTGCCGCCGGTCGATTACGCGATCTGA